One region of Miscanthus floridulus cultivar M001 chromosome 19, ASM1932011v1, whole genome shotgun sequence genomic DNA includes:
- the LOC136525916 gene encoding uncharacterized protein → MDTLGVLSSICNTAEAATYVDDGSSYAVFACDVTVTFADDGPSCVVSAYDVAATSGDATFATVAPDAPSSVCSPVNAATGCTPPVDAAATLVPLPLTSSVTLAGSWRICQRVRLFFGTGPVLPDPEGAGSVAPEPGGASSVTLDLEDAGSMSPDLEGMGFVAPDLGGSGSVLPDPEGAGSIVPEHGGASSITLDLDDTGSMSPDPEGTGFVTPNLGGAGSVTPNPEGASSVSPNPNVTPLVF, encoded by the exons ATGGACACCTTGGGTGTGTTATCCTCCATCTGCAACACCGCAGAGGCAGCCACCTACGTAGATGATGGCTCTAGCTATGCTGTTTTTGCCTGTGATGTCACGGTCACCTTCGCGGATGACGGCCCTAGCTGCGTCGTTTCTGCCTATGACGTCGCGGCCACATCCGGTGATGCCACATTTGCCACGGTTGCCCCAGATGCACCCTCCTCTGTCTGCTCCCCCGTGAACGCAGCCACCGGCTGCACCCCTCCGGTCGACGCCGCGGCCACCCTGGTGCCACTCCCGCTCACCTCTAGCGTAACACTAGCAGGCTCCTGGCGCATCTGCCAGAGGGTGAGGCTCTTCTTCG GTACGGGCCCCGTCTTGCCCGATCCtgagggtgcgggctccgtcgcGCCTGAACCTGGGGGAGCGAGCTCTGTCACGCTCGACCTTGAGGACGCGGGCTCCAtgtcgcccgacctcgagggcaTGGGCTTCGTTGCGCCCGACCTCGGGGGCTCAGGCTCGGTgttgcccgaccccgagggcgcgggctctaTCGTGCCTGAACATGGGGGAGCAAGCTCCATCACGCTCGACCTCGATGATACGGGCTCCAtgtcgcctgaccccgagggcaCGGGCTTTGTCACGCCCAACCTCGggggcgcgggctccgtcacgCCTAATCCAGAGGgcgcgagctctgtctcgcccaatcccaatgtaacacctctggtgttttga